Proteins encoded in a region of the Pelmatolapia mariae isolate MD_Pm_ZW linkage group LG6, Pm_UMD_F_2, whole genome shotgun sequence genome:
- the trappc5 gene encoding trafficking protein particle complex subunit 5 translates to MEARFTRGKSAILERPLSRPKTEVSVSAFTLLFSEVVQYCQSRVYSVSELQARLAELGQRVGGSLLDVLVLREKNGKRETKVLNILLFIKVSVWRALFGKEADKLEQANDDDKTYYIIEKEPLVNTYISVPKENSTLNCAAFTGGIIEAILTHSGFPAKVTVHWHKGTTLMIKFDEAVIARDKVLEGR, encoded by the exons ATGGAGGCTCGCTTCACCAGAGGCAAGTCAGCTATTCTCGAGAGGCCTTTGAGCCGGCCGAAAACCGAGGTGAGCGTGAGCGCCTTCACCCTGCTCTTCTCGGAGGTGGTGCAGTACTGCCAGAGCCGTGTGTACTCGGTGTCCGAGCTGCAGGCTCGCCTAGCGGAGCTGGGGCAGCGAGTGGGAGGCAGCCTACTGGACGTGCTGGTGCTGAGGGAGAAAAACGGCAAGAGGGAGACCAAAGTGCTAAACATACTGCTGTTCATCAag GTATCTGTGTGGAGAGCACTCTTTGGTAAGGAAGCAGACAAGCTTGAGCAAGCCAACGACGATGACAAGACTTACTACATCATCGAGAAGGAGCCCCTCGTCAACACCTACATCTCTGTTCCCAAGGAGAACAGCACCTTAAACTGCGCGGCCTTCACGGGAGGGATCATAGAGGCCATTCTCACCCACAGCGGCTTCCCCGCCAAGGTCACCGTCCACTGGCACAAGGGCACCACGCTCATGATCAAGTTCGATGAGGCTGTCATCGCCAGAGACAAAGTACTGGAAGGAAGATAG